A stretch of the Synechocystis sp. PCC 7338 genome encodes the following:
- a CDS encoding response regulator, translated as MSDESNPPKVILLVEDSKADSRLVQEVLKTSTIDHELIILRDGLVAMAFLQQEGEYENSPRPNLILLDLNLPKKDGREVLAEIKQDPALKRIPVVVLTTSHNEDDVIASYELHVNCYLTKSRNLKDLFKMVQGIESFWLETVTLPAS; from the coding sequence ATGAATCTAATCCCCCCAAGGTCATTCTGCTGGTGGAAGACAGCAAAGCCGACAGTCGCCTTGTGCAGGAAGTCTTGAAAACCAGCACCATTGACCACGAACTGATCATTCTCCGGGACGGTTTGGTGGCCATGGCTTTTTTACAACAAGAGGGGGAATACGAAAACTCCCCCCGCCCCAACCTAATTTTGTTAGATTTAAACCTTCCCAAAAAGGATGGCCGGGAGGTGTTGGCAGAAATTAAGCAAGACCCGGCCCTGAAAAGAATTCCCGTGGTGGTATTAACTACTTCCCACAATGAGGATGATGTAATCGCCAGCTATGAACTTCATGTCAATTGTTATCTCACCAAATCGCGCAATTTGAAGGATTTATTTAAAATGGTGCAAGGTATTGAGTCCTTTTGGCTGGAAACGGTTACCTTAC